The following are encoded together in the Brassica napus cultivar Da-Ae chromosome A9, Da-Ae, whole genome shotgun sequence genome:
- the BNAA09G25600D gene encoding uncharacterized protein BNAA09G25600D: protein MPPTAMLAFDDGLDNEWKGFTVFPGENLSPNPKPNFNFLAKKAIMDSEKSTGPMLSHSSATDDSFRIVLPPAMPPPRDSAVPLPMLPEPIRIKKKLGRQESFHFMRKSRYSEKILYKEEDFKCNVFCLALPGFGKHKPVRSSSKRQDSMEKKMMRTSSFTYSTVSIRASLEKFECSSWASTTALTQDHGRMYFDFPVEMMKCNSRGNGGRDVQEPVTSGFLFDRETETMALRSVLKTRSSRSSGRDHQRSTETSPLRRVRFSDSSSASVSCPTSPRSCITPRLRKARDDFNTFLSAQNA, encoded by the coding sequence ATGCCTCCTACAGCAATGCTAGCTTTTGATGATGGTTTAGACAACGAGTGGAAGGGTTTCACGGTTTTCCCAGGAGAAAACCTTagccctaaccctaaacctaatTTCAACTTCTTGGCGAAGAAGGCAATTATGGACAGCGAGAAATCAACCGGTCCTATGCTCTCCCATTCTTCGGCAACAGACGACAGCTTCAGAATCGTGTTGCCGCCGGCGATGCCTCCACCTAGAGACTCAGCCGTTCCGCTTCCTATGCTCCCTGAgccaataagaataaaaaagaaacttGGCCGCCAAGAATCATTCCATTTCATGAGGAAATCTCGCTACTCGGAGAAAATCCTCTACAAGGAAGAAGATTTCAAATGCAACGTCTTCTGCTTGGCTCTACCTGGATTCGGTAAACACAAGCCGGTTAGATCTTCTTCCAAACGCCAAGATTCTATGgaaaagaagatgatgagaaCGTCTTCCTTCACCTACTCCACTGTTTCGATACGCGCCTCGCTGGAGAAGTTCGAATGCAGTTCTTGGGCATCAACCACGGCCCTAACGCAAGATCACGGTCGTATGTATTTCGATTTCCCCGTGGAGATGATGAAGTGCAACAGCCGTGGAAACGGAGGTAGAGATGTGCAAGAACCGGTGACTTCTGGTTTCTTGTTCGATAGAGAGACAGAGACTATGGCTCTTAGAAGTGTTTTGAAGACGAGGAGTTCACGGTCGTCGGGAAGAGATCACCAAAGATCGACTGAGACTTCCCCACTACGCCGTGTGAGATTTTCAGATTCTTCTTCGGCGTCGGTCTCGTGCCCTACTTCGCCGCGATCTTGTATCACCCCTCGATTGCGTAAGGCTAGGGATGATTTTAATACCTTCTTGTCTGCTCAAAACGCTTGA
- the LOC125577616 gene encoding thionin-like protein 2: MESKRVNIIFITMMVVMVMENFVVQTHAQDTLSFRTCYPGCINGCSIEKQLPKLLLCPFTCLFTCLAPPTSNISSPPSQMIFPKKIDHIDYFCKLGCATHHCTSLSSLGRLNVDKVADCVDSCSDKCSNKN; this comes from the exons atggAAAGCAAAAGAGTGAACATAATATTCATTACAATGATGGTTGTGATGGTAATGGAGAACTTTGTGGTTCAGACACATGCTCAAGACACACTCTCTTTTAGAACTTGTTATCCAGGTTGTATTAATGGTTGTTCCATTGAGAAGCAGTTACCAAAATTATTGTTGTGTCCATTCACTTGTCTCTTTACTTGTCTTGCTCCTCCAACATCAAATATTTCATCTCCTCCTTCTCAGAtgattttcccaaaaaaaatcgATCATATTGATTATTTTTGCAAACTTGGTTGTGCTACTCATCATTGtacttctctttcttctctcgGAAGGCTGA ATGTAGACAAAGTTGCGGACTGTGTGGATTCATGCTCAGACAAATGTTCCAACAAGAACTAA